In the genome of Desulfovibrio sp. ZJ209, the window CAAAAATGAAGCACGGCGCGCAGATGATGACCACGAGGGCGAAGCCGATACAGGAATCTTTCAGGCCGCACACCTGCACCTGCGCCCAGAGGCGCTGGATGAGGCGGAAGCACATGAGGCCGAAGCCCAGCGGCAGGATGAGATAGGGGATGAGGAAGGGGATGCGCAGGGCCGTGGTGAGCTGCGGAAAGCGCAACAGCCGCTCGATCTGGCCCCAGCCGTACCAGGCGATGACCGCGGTGAGGCAGAAAAAGAGCGTCTCCACCACGATCCAGCTGATGTCCTGCCAGCGCTTGGGCAATTTGTCATACAGGATGTCCACGCGGATGGACGAGCGCTTGCGGATGGCCACGCTCACCGCGAGGTAGGAGATCCAGATGAAGATGTAGCGGGAGAGTTCTTCCGTCCACACGGCCGCGCCGGCGCGCTCGATGAACTGGGTGATCACATAGCGGTAGATGACCTGCCAGGTGATGAACAGGATGATGCTGAGAAGGCCGATGACGAGAAACACGGACTCGAAATTCTCGTTCAGCCAGTCCAGCACCTTGTGCTTGGGCGCGCTTTCCATGTGCTCCCCCCGGTTTGACCAGATTGAAAACAGGCCCGGGCCCGGCGGCGCACAAAAATGCGCCCCGGCCCCGGCGGCGCCGTCCGCCCGCGCGGGCGGCGGAACATCCCGGCCAGAAAAATGCCCCGCATGCGCGAGGCCGGGGCGGTCGCCCGCCCCGGCCTTTCACGCAGCAGTTACTTCTGGGTCTCTTCGATGAGCTTCTGGATGTTCTGCGGGATCTCCTTGGCGAACTTCTCGCGCACGGGCATGGTCTTGGCCTTCAGCTCGGCGCGCTGCTCGGGGGTGAGGATGGTGATGTCGATGCCCTTGTCGCGGAAGGCCTGCCAGGCCTTCTCTTCCAGGGCGACGGATTCCTTGCGCTGCCATTCCGTGGCTTCCTGCGCGGCCTCGCGGATGATCTTCTGCTGCTCGGGGGTGAGGCTGTCCCACTTCTTCTTGTTCATGAGCAGGATGTGCATGGAATAGTTGTGCTGGGAATCCATGGCGTGCTTCAGCACTTCGGAGTGCTTGGCGTCGTTGAGCAGGGAGAAGGTGTTGCCCTCGCCGTCAACGGTGCCCTGCTGGAGCGCGGTGTAGGTCTCGCCCCAGGCCACGGGCGCGGGGTTCATGCCGAGCTCGGTGGCCACGGCCACTTCCACGGGGGAATCCGTGGTGCGGATCTTCATGTTCTGGAGGTCCTTGATGTCCTTCAGCGGCTGCTTGGCCGAGGTGAAGTTGCGGTAGCCGTATTCGCTGAACATGATGGTCTCAAGGCCGATGTCGTTGGCCACCTGGCGCAGGGCCTTGCCGAGCTCGCCCTCGTCCAGCGCCTTGTAGAGCTTTTCCTGGTTCTTGGGGTCGGTCACATAGGGGAGGTCGATGGCCATGTAGGCCGGGGAGAAGCTCGCCAGGTTGGGCGTGGACGAGGAGGACATGTCCAGCGTGCCGGCCTGGGCGGCTTCGGTGGTCACGCGGTCGGAGCCGATCTGGGCGTTGCCGAAGATCTGGATCTTGATCTTGCCGTCGCTTTTTTTCTCCACGAGGTCCTTGAACTTCTCATAGCCCACGGTGACGTTGTTGCCCGGGGCCATGGGGTGGCCGATACGCAGGGTGATGGGTTTGTCGGCGCGGGCATTGGTGGCGAAGCCCGCGAGGCCCATGCCGAAGGCGGCCGCGAAGGCCGCTGCGACGAAGAGTTTACGCATCCCGATACTCCTTCTTCCGGTTGCAGAACTTTGCCAGGATGGGCCTGGCAGCCCCAAGTCATGGCCCGGGCCGGCAAGGGCGCCCGGCACAGGGCGCACACAAGGAAAAGCGGCACCGCCGCCGGCGGCTGCCGGCCGCGTTTGTGATAATTTTGCTTAGCACAATCCATACCACTCCTTTAAGGCCCCGGTGCCGCGCCCCGCGAGGGGAGCCCCCCGGAAAGCGGCGGTTTTCGGGGCATTGCAGGGGGGCTGGCGCCGGGGGTGGCAGGGCCTTTGGAGCGGAAGGCGCGAACCATGATTCAAAATTGCAACATGATGCCGCTCCTGCGGGCACTTTGTGAAAGAATGGAACATGGGCGGTTGAGCGGCTTCACGGCGGCGACGCGAAAGTCGCGTTCCAATATTGAAACATTGAATCCCGCTAAAATTTCAGAAGCACGAAATATGTTCCAAAATTGAACCATGCACGGCCGGGAAAGAGCGCGTGCGGCCGAGAAAAAAAACCTGAAAATATTTCTGCCAATAAATCCACAGGGATATTTTTTGGCACACGCCATGCAAATGCCGGCGCATGCAACCAAATGTGTGCGACTCACGCACAAACAAGGGAGAGAGAACGATGGACGTTACCACCTGCGCATGCCAGTCCCCCCAGGAACAGCGGCTGGACCGCGAGATCGCCGGCAAGGAAAATATCTTCCGCAAGGACCATGCCCGCGTTTTCCGCCTGCTCGACCGCTTCTCGGGGCAGAAGCCGCGCATCGATATCGAGCGCGCCTATTATTTCACGCAGTCCATGAAGGAGACCGAAGGCCAGCCGCTGGTGCTGCGCTGGGCCAAGGCCCTCAAGCACATCGCCGAGAACATCACGGTCTATGTGCAGGATGACCAGCTGCTCCTCGGGCGCGCCGGCGCCATCGGCCGTTACGGCATCCTCTATCCCGAGCTCGACGGCGACTTCCTCGACATCGCGGTGCGCGACCTGCCCACCCGCGCCACCTCGCCGGCCACCATCGACCCCGAGGACGCCAAGAAGGTCATCGAGGAGATCGCCCCCTACTGGAAGGGCAAGACCTACCACGAGGCGCTCAACGCGGCGCTCCCGCCCGAGGTGCACAAGCTCACCTATGACGACCCCGAGGGCCTCATCTCGCGCTTCATCGTCAACGAGACCTCGTCCTTCCGCTCCTCCATCCAGTGGGTGCACGACTACGAGAAGATCCTGAAGCGCGGCTTCAACGGCATCAAGAAGGAAGCCCAGGAAAAGCTCGCCGCCCTCGACCCGCTGAGCGCCAAGGACGACCGCGAGAAGCGCCCCTTCCTCGAGGCCGTGATCATCGTCTGCGACGCCATCGTCCACTGGGCCAAGCGCCACGCCGAGCTCGCCCGCAAGATGGCCGAGACGGAGAAGGATCCGCAGCGCAAGAAGGAACTTCTGCGCATGGCCGAAAACGCCGAGCATGTGCCCGGCGAGCCCGCGCGCGACTTCTGGGAGGCCTGCCAGAGCCAGTGGTTCACCCAGATGTTCTCCCGCCTCGAGCAGAAGACCGGCACCACCATCTCCAACGGCCGCATGGACCAGTACTTCTATCCTTACTACAAGAAGGACAAGGAGGCCGGCAAGCTCACCGACCACGAGGCCACCGAGCTCATGGAGTGCATGTGGGTGGGCATGGCCGAATTCATCGACATGTACATCTCGCCCACCGGCGGCGCCTTCAACGAGGGCTACGCCCACTGGGAGGCCGTGACCGTTGGCGGCCAGACCCCGGACGGCCGCGACGCCAGCAACGAGCTCACCTACCTTATCCTCAAGTCCAAGCGCGAGTTCCCGCTGCACTATCCCGATCTCGCGGCCCGCATCCACTCCCGCGCGCCCGAGCGCTACCTGTGGGACGTGGCCGAGACCATCAAGGACGGCACGGGCTTCCCCAAGCTGATCAATGACGAGGAAGTGGTGCCGCTCTACGTCTCCAAGGGCGCCACCTTCGAGGAGGCCTTGGACTACGCCGTCTCCGGCTGCACCGAGGCCCGCATGCCCAACCGCGACACCTACACCTCGGGCGGCGCCTACATCAACTTCGCCGCCGCCGTGGAGATGGTGCTGCGCAACGGCCGCATGAAGAAATACGGCGACGAGCTCCTGGGCGTGGAAACCGGCGACCCGCGCGAGTTCAAGACTTGGGAAGAGTTCTGGAACGCCTATGTGCAGCAGCACATGCTCTTCCTGAAGACCGCCTTCACGCAGCAGTACATCATCAACAAGCTGCGCGCCCAGCACTTCGCCCAGCCCATGGGCTCCGCCATGCACGATCTCTGCATGAAACACTGCATCGACCTGCACCAGGAGCACATCCCCGAAGGCGTCGACCTCGGCTACTTCGAGTACATGGGCCTCGGCACCGTGGTGGACTCCCTCGCCGCGGTCAAGAAGCTGGTCTTTGAAGAAAAGAAGCTCACCATGGATGAGCTCATCAAGGCCATCGACGCCAACTTCGAGGGCTATGAGGACGTGCAGGCGCTCCTGCGCTCCGCGCCCTGCTACGGCAACAACGACGAATACGCCGACGCCATCGGCCGCGACATCGACCGCCTCTCCGTGGAATACGGCAACAAGTATTCCATGCGCGACCTCGGCATGCACAATGACCTGCGCTACGTGCCTTTCACCTCGCACGTGCCCTTCGGCAAGGTGGTCTCCGCCACGCCCAACGGCCGCACCGAGGGCTTCCCCCTGTCGGACGGCTCCTCCGCCTCGCACGGCGCGGATGTCAACGGCCCCACGGCCGTCCTGCTCTCCAACTACAACACCAAGAACATGGGCATGCGCGACCGCGCGGCCCGCATGCTGAACATCAAGTTCACGCCCAAGTGCCTCGAGGGCGAGCAGGGCACGGAGAAGCTCGTCTCCTTCATCCGCACCTTCTGTGACCTCAAGCTCTGGCACGTGCAGTTCAACGTGCTCAACCGCGACACGCTCCTGGCCGCCCAGCGCGACCCGGACAAGTACCGCAACCTCATCGTCCGCATCGCCGGCTACAGCGCCTATTTTGTGGATCTCTCCCCGGACTTGCAGAATGACCTCATCGCCCGCACGGAACATGAGAGCTGCTAACTGAGCGCAACGCGACCTGTGCCTGCCGGCCCCGTGCCGGCAGGCACTTTTTTCATATGTGCCGGGCGGCTTGGCATTTGCGCCTCGTCAGGCTAGGCTTCTTCCACTGGCGTTCCCGCGCGGGGGGCTGCATCAGGCCCGGCCGGCGGGACACGCCCCAACTTTCCGGGAACCGCATGTACGACGACACCCCCACCGACGACGAACTCGCCCGCGAGGGCATGGTCTTCAACGTCCAGAAATATTCCGTCCATGACGGGCCCGGCATCCGCACCCTGGTCTTTTTGAAGGGCTGCGCGCTGCGCTGCCGCTGGTGCAGCAATCCCGAATCCCAGCACCACCGCCCCGAGCTCGCGTGGAACGCCGGCCGCTGCATCGGCCTTTCCAAGTGCGGCCACTGCGTCGAGGTCTGCCCCCACGGCGCGCTCACCCCGGGCGACGACGACAAGCCGAAGCTCGACCGCTCCCGCTGCGGCGAGTGCGACATGCCCTGCGCCCGCGCCTGCCC includes:
- a CDS encoding TRAP transporter substrate-binding protein, with the translated sequence MRKLFVAAAFAAAFGMGLAGFATNARADKPITLRIGHPMAPGNNVTVGYEKFKDLVEKKSDGKIKIQIFGNAQIGSDRVTTEAAQAGTLDMSSSSTPNLASFSPAYMAIDLPYVTDPKNQEKLYKALDEGELGKALRQVANDIGLETIMFSEYGYRNFTSAKQPLKDIKDLQNMKIRTTDSPVEVAVATELGMNPAPVAWGETYTALQQGTVDGEGNTFSLLNDAKHSEVLKHAMDSQHNYSMHILLMNKKKWDSLTPEQQKIIREAAQEATEWQRKESVALEEKAWQAFRDKGIDITILTPEQRAELKAKTMPVREKFAKEIPQNIQKLIEETQK
- a CDS encoding glycyl radical protein, translated to MDVTTCACQSPQEQRLDREIAGKENIFRKDHARVFRLLDRFSGQKPRIDIERAYYFTQSMKETEGQPLVLRWAKALKHIAENITVYVQDDQLLLGRAGAIGRYGILYPELDGDFLDIAVRDLPTRATSPATIDPEDAKKVIEEIAPYWKGKTYHEALNAALPPEVHKLTYDDPEGLISRFIVNETSSFRSSIQWVHDYEKILKRGFNGIKKEAQEKLAALDPLSAKDDREKRPFLEAVIIVCDAIVHWAKRHAELARKMAETEKDPQRKKELLRMAENAEHVPGEPARDFWEACQSQWFTQMFSRLEQKTGTTISNGRMDQYFYPYYKKDKEAGKLTDHEATELMECMWVGMAEFIDMYISPTGGAFNEGYAHWEAVTVGGQTPDGRDASNELTYLILKSKREFPLHYPDLAARIHSRAPERYLWDVAETIKDGTGFPKLINDEEVVPLYVSKGATFEEALDYAVSGCTEARMPNRDTYTSGGAYINFAAAVEMVLRNGRMKKYGDELLGVETGDPREFKTWEEFWNAYVQQHMLFLKTAFTQQYIINKLRAQHFAQPMGSAMHDLCMKHCIDLHQEHIPEGVDLGYFEYMGLGTVVDSLAAVKKLVFEEKKLTMDELIKAIDANFEGYEDVQALLRSAPCYGNNDEYADAIGRDIDRLSVEYGNKYSMRDLGMHNDLRYVPFTSHVPFGKVVSATPNGRTEGFPLSDGSSASHGADVNGPTAVLLSNYNTKNMGMRDRAARMLNIKFTPKCLEGEQGTEKLVSFIRTFCDLKLWHVQFNVLNRDTLLAAQRDPDKYRNLIVRIAGYSAYFVDLSPDLQNDLIARTEHESC